A stretch of the Lepus europaeus isolate LE1 unplaced genomic scaffold, mLepTim1.pri SCAFFOLD_3_1, whole genome shotgun sequence genome encodes the following:
- the LOC133755104 gene encoding zinc finger protein 271-like — protein MLTGSVMLQVMIAFEDLAVYFTWEEWQNMNNAQKILYRDVMLETYSSLFSLGHCITKPDLIFKLEQGEEPWMVDKCLNQSLSVVMKMDDLIKINLESQDKNLNQDFMKNNKTSAHKRVELRKTLSLNSSHIPTMIIKKGIYSGLKPEECNKCHTVYPHSGPDQLQAGEKFDNTKIPGKSLHFCEPLSQYDNIHIMKQPFGPTGQAKVFTRKMFCKSERVHMAENCNKSTVTFGKTTQIEKAIHENSSLNMHQQTHTRKKFYKYIKYVEPVIHQSHLAINHRLNTREKLYTCNPCGKTLSINSPYECNDSGKAFGQKSVLRKCQQIHTGEKSHECSDCGKAFTQKSYLINHQRIHTGEKLYKCLHCGRGFLWKSALIIHQRIHTGEKPHECNDCGKAFGRKSHLIIHQRIHTGEKPHECNDCGKAFGRKSHLIIHQRIHTGEKPHECNDCGKAFGCKSHLMKHQRIHTGEKLHKCNDCGKAFGQKSDLIIHQRIHTGEKPHECNDCGKAFGQKSGLIIHQRIHTGEKPHECNDCGKAFGQKSDLIIHQRIHTGEKPHECNDCGKAFGHKSNLIRHQQIHTGQKSHKCNDCGKAFGQKSGLIIHQRIHTGEKPHECNDCGKAFGQKSDLIIHQRIHTGEKPHECNDCGKAFGRKSGLIIHQRIHTGEKPHECNDCGKAFGRKSQLMKHQRIHTGEKPHECNDCGKAFGQKSGLIIHQRIHTGEKPHECNDCGKAFGQKSGLIIHQRIHTGEKPHECNDCGKAFGQKSDLIIHQRIHTGEKPHECNDCGKAFGQKSNLIRHQQIHTGQKSHKCNDCGKAFGRKSGLIIHQRIHTGEKPHECNDCGKAFGCKSHLIHQRIHTGEKPHECNDCGKAFGRKSGLIVHQQIHKREKPHECNGDGKAFG, from the exons ggcactgcattaccaaacctgacttaatcttcaagttggagcaaggagaagAGCCATGGATGGTGGACAAATGCTTGAATCAGAGCCTTtcag tggtcATGAAAATGGATGACCTGATTAAGATcaacctggaaagtcaggacaaaaatctgaatcaggattttatgaaaaataacaagacatcagctcacaagagagttgaattaagaaaaacccTTAGTTTAAATTCAAGCCATATTCCAACAATGATTATTAAAAAGGGAATCTATTCAGGATTGAAGCCTGAGGAATGCAATAAATGTCACACTGTGTATCCCCACAGTGGGCCTGATCAACTACaggctggagagaaatttgataaCACTAAGATACCTGGAAAATCTCTTCACTTCTGTGAGCCTCTTAGTCAGTATGACAATATTCACAtcatgaagcagccatttggacccactggacaagcaaaagtcttcacaagaaagatgttctgtaaatctgagagggttcatatggcagaaaactgtaataaatcaactgtcacttttggaaaaacaactcaaatagaaaaagctatccatgaaaattctagcctcaatatgcatcaacaaactcacacaagaaagaaattttataagtacattaaGTATGTTGAACCTGTCATTCACCAGTCACATCTTGCAATAAATCACAGACTAAATACAAGGGAAAAACTTTACACATGTAACCCTTGTGGAAAAACACTCAGTATTAattcaccttatgaatgtaatgactctggaaaagcctttggacaaaagtcagtcctcaggaaatgtcaacaaattcacacaggagagaaatcaCATGAATGTAgtgattgtggaaaagcctttacacaaaagtcatacctcataaaccatcagcgaattcacacaggggagaaactttaTAAATGCCTTCATTGTGGAAGAGGCTTTCTGTGGAAGTCAgccctcatcatacaccagcgaattcacacaggggagaaacctcatgaatgtaatgactgtggaaaagcctttggacgcaagtcacacctcatcatacaccagcgaattcacacaggggagaagcctcatgaatgtaatgactgtggaaaagcctttggacgcaagtcacacctcatcatacaccagcgaattcacacaggggagaaacctcatgaatgtaatgactgtggaaaagcctttggatgcaagtcacacctcatgaaacatcagcgaattcacacaggggagaaacttcataaatgtaatgactgtggaaaagcatttggacaaaagtcagacctcatcatacaccagcgaattcacacaggggagaaacctcatgaatgtaatgactgtggaaaagcctttggacaaaagtcaggcctcatcatacaccagcgaattcacacaggggagaaacctcatgaatgtaatgactgtggaaaagcatttggacaaaagtcagacctcatcatacaccagcgaattcacacaggggagaaacctcatgaatgtaatgactgtggaaaagcctttggacacaagtcaaacctcatcagacaccagcaaattcacacaggacagaaatctcataaatgtaatgactgtggaaaagcatttggacaaaagtcaggcctcatcatacaccagcgaattcacacaggggagaaacctcatgaatgtaatgactgtggaaaagcatttggacaaaagtcagacctcatcatacaccagagaattcacacaggggagaaacctcatgaatgtaatgactgtggaaaagcctttggacgcaagtcaggcctcatcatacaccagcgaattcacacaggggagaaacctcatgaatgtaatgactgtggaaaagcctttggacgaaagtcacaactcatgaaacatcagcgaattcacacaggggagaaacctcatgaatgtaatgactgtggaaaagcctttggacaaaagtcaggcctcatcatacaccagcgaattcacacaggggagaaacctcatgaatgtaatgactgtggaaaagcctttggacaaaagtcaggcctcatcatacaccagcgaattcacacaggggagaaacctcatgaatgtaatgactgtggaaaagcatttggacaaaagtcagacctcatcatacaccagcgaattcacacaggggagaaacctcatgaatgtaatgactgtggaaaagcatttggacagaagtcaaacctcatcagacaccagcaaattcacacaggacagaaatctcataaatgtaatgactgtggaaaagcctttggacgcaagtcaggcctcatcatacaccagcgaattcacacaggggagaaacctcatgaatgtaatgactgtggaaaagcctttggatgcaagtcacacctcatacaccagcgaattcacacaggggagaaacctcatgaatgtaatgactgtggaaaagcctttggacgcaagtcaggcctcatcgtacaccagcaaattcacaaaagggagaaacctcatgaatgtaatggcGATGGAAAGGCCTTTGGATga